The stretch of DNA TCTCTTCGAAAAAATAGATTATATGATGGAAAAAGAACTTCAGGGAGGGGTATATCATCTGCGAATGCACTTCAAATAGGTTACTTTAATTTCATCTCCAGTTCATGTATCTTTTCTTTTATCTTATGTTGCTTTTCGGTGTATTTAGTTTTCAATCTGTTATACTTCTTATCTGTAAGCTCTTTCTTTCTTTTTTCAAGAGAGTCTAAACTACGATGTAAGGATGCTCTTGCCTGATTTAATTCCTCGATTTTATCAATGATTTTCTTTCTCTTTTTCCCATCCATGGTGACCTGAAATCGTAAAATAAGATAAAAACTTTTGGAATTCATTTTGTGAAAAAGATTCCTATTTATACCGGACTTATATTACAAAAAAGTGCACGTCACAAAAATCCCCGGAATAGGGCTTGATTCCAACATATATTTTATTAAAGATGAAGAATCAGCTTTAATAGATGCGGGAACCGGATTCAATTCTCATACTGTTATTGGGAAAATAGGGGAAGAAATTCAGTTAAAAGAAATATCTGCCATTATCCTCACACACGAGCACTTTGATCATTACGGCGGCATATTCCATCTGAAAAAGTACTGCAGCGCAAAAGTCATGATCCACGAAAGAGGAGCTGAAATTATAGAGAGAGGGTCAGATCAGTCTGCTGCTTTTTTTGGTGTTAAGCCGCCAAAGATAAAAGCTCATAGGAAACTAAAAGATGGAGATATTATCAAAATTGGAACCAAGAGGCTGAAAGTGATTCACACTCCAGGGCATTCCCCCGGCGGCATATGTTTATATGAAGAGGGGAGCAAATCGCTGTTTTCTGGAGATACAATTTTTTCTGACGGAGGGGTGGGGAGAACAGATTTTTTCGGAGGGGATACAAAAAAACTGGTAAATTCAATAAAAAAATTAATTGATATGGATGTTGCTAACCTTTATCCCGGGCATGGTCCCCACATTATAGGAAATGGAGCAAAACATGTGAGGATGGCATTGAGAACAGCAGAATATATGCTCGGGTCATAATCATATAAGGCAAAAAAGTTTATATCTTATCCTTCAATATGCTGTCGGTGAAAAAAGCAGATTTAGAATACCTATTTAATCCAAGGCATGTCGCTATCATCGGTGCATCTCATCACGAAAGAAAGATAGGATATACCGTATTGAAAAATGTAATTGAATCGGGCTATAAAGGAAAAATATATCCAATAAATCCAAAAGGGGGAGTGATTTTAGGCAAGAAAGTTTATAAGGACATTTTTTCCATAGATGGAGAAATAGATCTTGCAATGGTTGTCGTGCCGGCAAGCATTGCAGTAAATGTCATAGAAGAATGTGCAAGAAAAGGTGTAAAGTTTTCGATAGTGATAACTTCCGGCTTTTCTGAAATTGGCAATATTGATGCTGAGCGGGAAATGATGGAAAAAGCCAAGAAATATGGAATGCGTATTCTGGGGCCAAATGTATTCGGAATATATTCTGCCTCGGCTCCCATAAATGCGACATTCGGCCCATCAAAAATTTATCCAGGCAACATAGCTGTCATATCTCAGTCAGGGGCGCTCGGCATAGCAATGATAGGAAAAACAGCCGAAGAAAATATTGGCCTGTCCACCATAGTTTCAATCGGAAATAAGGCAGACATCACAGAAGCCGATATCATGTCTCATGTTTTTAATGATGACATAACAAAAGTAATCTTTTTGTATATTGAAGGACTGGAAAATGGTAGAGAGCTCATGGACATGGTAAAAAAAAAGCCGGATGACATTAAAATAGTTGCTATAAAGGCAGGAAAATCGAAAATGGGAGTAAGGGCAGTTGCTTCCCATACCGGCTCGCTTGCGGGCTCGGATAAAATATTTGATGCTGCCTTTAAACAGGCGGGCATATTGAGGGCAGAAAGTCTGGAGGAAGGATTTAATTGGGTATCGACGCTGGCGGCATGCCCTAGACCATCTGGAAAGAACGTTGTCATTATTACAAACGGCGGGGGACTGGGAGTGCTCGCGGCAGATGCATGTGAAAAATACGGAGTTGACCTTATGAACGATATTAAGCTGCTGGAAAGAACGTTCGGAGGCGTAATACCAAGATTCGGTTCGTGCAGAAACCCCGTAGATCTAACAGGACAGGCAGGAGGAAATGATTATAAGGAGGCGCTGGAGAGAGCACTGAATGAAGAAAGCATCCACGCCATTATCGCTCTTTACTGCCAGACAGATATGACAGCGCTCGAACCATTAATGGACACGTTCCTTGAAATGCAGAAGAAATACGGAAGAAAAAAGCCCATAATTTATTCCCTTTTCGGGGGAGAAGGCACGGACAAGATATTGGAACAGCTAAAAAGAAACGGAATTCCTGCGTTTGATGATGTCGAAGATGCCGTCTCTGCACTAAACGCATTATACAAGGCTTACAGTAAATCGGAAGAGGAAGAGGCAGAAACAATAGATATTGACGAAAAGAAAATAAGAAGCGTGATACAGATAGCACTGGATGAAGAAAGAACGCAGCTCCTCGGGACGGAGGCAAAGGAGATAATGCTTGCGGCGGGCATGGACGTTCCTCCATTTAAAGTTGCCAGAACCATAGACGAGGCAGTAAAGGCAGCCGAAGAAGTAGGCTATCCAGTGGTTATGAAGGTTGTTTCAGAGGATATAGTCCACAAAACAGATATGGGGGGCGTTTTGCTTGATATAGACGATGAAAAAGAAGTTGTGGAAGGATATGAAGCGATAATACGAAATTGCAAGCGATGTGCACCAAAAGCGAATATAAGGGGTATGGAAATTGCAAAAATGGTCCAAAAGGGCGTTGAAATAATAATTGGTTCGACAACAGACCCTTCTTTCGGGAAAGTTCTCATGTTTGGCCTGGGCGGAATATATGTGGAAGTGCTGAAGGACGTAGCATTTCGCGTAGCACCTGTTACGAAGAGAGAGATAGAAAAAATGATAAGGGAAATAAGTTCTTATCCCTTATTGATAGGGGTGAGGGGGGAAAGCAGAAAGGATATCAATTCTGTTATAGATGCCATATACCGTGTCGGCATTCTGGTTGATAGGTTTCCTGAAATATCCGAACTGGATATTAATCCATTGGTAGTATACGAAAAAGGGGCAAAAGTTTTAGATGCCCGAATGAATATAGAGGTGAAAAAATGAAAAAAATAGTTATTGCATCAGTAATGCCAAAAGCTGGAAAAACGACTGTTGCACTGGGAATTGCAAAAAAAATGAGTGGAAACATTGGATATATGAAGCCGCTTGGAGACAACCAGATTTACAAGAAGAAAAGGCTGGTCGATTATGATGCAGCCCTCTTCAAGGAAGTTTTTTCTATTGAAGAGCCAATAGATGATTTCACACTCGGTTTCCATCATTCAAAGATACTCCATGCATTTCCAGATGTCGGAAAAGAACTCGAGGAACGATACAATAAGTTATCATCGGATAAAGATTTCTTTATAATTGAGGGAAGCGAGGATTTGGTTCATGGAAACTCACTTGGGCTGGACTCTTTCTCTGTTGCCTCAAAACTTGATGCAGGGGTGTTGCTGGTGTTATCCGGTGATATGTATGACATGGCAGACTCACTGTCATTCGCGGATTGGATTGCA from Candidatus Thermoplasmatota archaeon encodes:
- a CDS encoding MBL fold metallo-hydrolase gives rise to the protein MHVTKIPGIGLDSNIYFIKDEESALIDAGTGFNSHTVIGKIGEEIQLKEISAIILTHEHFDHYGGIFHLKKYCSAKVMIHERGAEIIERGSDQSAAFFGVKPPKIKAHRKLKDGDIIKIGTKRLKVIHTPGHSPGGICLYEEGSKSLFSGDTIFSDGGVGRTDFFGGDTKKLVNSIKKLIDMDVANLYPGHGPHIIGNGAKHVRMALRTAEYMLGS
- a CDS encoding acetate--CoA ligase family protein, whose protein sequence is MKKADLEYLFNPRHVAIIGASHHERKIGYTVLKNVIESGYKGKIYPINPKGGVILGKKVYKDIFSIDGEIDLAMVVVPASIAVNVIEECARKGVKFSIVITSGFSEIGNIDAEREMMEKAKKYGMRILGPNVFGIYSASAPINATFGPSKIYPGNIAVISQSGALGIAMIGKTAEENIGLSTIVSIGNKADITEADIMSHVFNDDITKVIFLYIEGLENGRELMDMVKKKPDDIKIVAIKAGKSKMGVRAVASHTGSLAGSDKIFDAAFKQAGILRAESLEEGFNWVSTLAACPRPSGKNVVIITNGGGLGVLAADACEKYGVDLMNDIKLLERTFGGVIPRFGSCRNPVDLTGQAGGNDYKEALERALNEESIHAIIALYCQTDMTALEPLMDTFLEMQKKYGRKKPIIYSLFGGEGTDKILEQLKRNGIPAFDDVEDAVSALNALYKAYSKSEEEEAETIDIDEKKIRSVIQIALDEERTQLLGTEAKEIMLAAGMDVPPFKVARTIDEAVKAAEEVGYPVVMKVVSEDIVHKTDMGGVLLDIDDEKEVVEGYEAIIRNCKRCAPKANIRGMEIAKMVQKGVEIIIGSTTDPSFGKVLMFGLGGIYVEVLKDVAFRVAPVTKREIEKMIREISSYPLLIGVRGESRKDINSVIDAIYRVGILVDRFPEISELDINPLVVYEKGAKVLDARMNIEVKK